A window of the Mesorhizobium opportunistum WSM2075 genome harbors these coding sequences:
- the nifA gene encoding nif-specific transcriptional activator NifA, whose protein sequence is MLNHDNNRQSEESAEQTPSCCPSLHDAKRDDVESATLPSRESELAGVVEIFTTALAAPSALDVTLTKVIDILRSFLPMRHGIISLFNSHGELEIFGAGSSESRRVPRKAIDQIMRAGTPLVTENIAFHSAFTAADTDVLGVSNNAAVSFIGVPIRVDADVVGTLTIDHVLGEDPRAWLDHNLYLLNQIANLVGQTVKFRRSLGGGRQQPMAQHDLQPKQNQPARQRNKIHIEGMIGDSLPFRDLIENIQVVAKLKIAVLLRGESGTGKEKVAKALHDLSPRAKRPFIKLNCAALSETVLESELFGHEKGAFTSAFNSRKGRFELADKGTLFLDEIGEISPSFQAKLLRVLQEQEFERVGGNQTVKVDVRIIAATNKNLEEAVARNEFREDLYYRINVFAVRVPALRERRSDIPLLAAEFLKNFNDENGVTMTLDPGAVEVLMNCDFPGNIRELQNCVYRTAVLAMGASIGRGDFACCQGQCFAAALHKVRSDSLALQSRPMLPAPGGAAITPAAAGTSPSVAVPPETTGEPPLSRIAHLNGTRTTGAEAVIAAMERCGWVQAKAARLLGLTPRQIGYTLRKYGIEIKRL, encoded by the coding sequence ATGCTAAATCATGACAACAATCGCCAATCTGAAGAAAGTGCTGAGCAGACGCCGTCATGCTGCCCATCGCTTCACGACGCCAAAAGGGACGATGTGGAATCCGCTACTCTGCCGTCACGTGAGAGCGAGCTTGCCGGCGTAGTGGAAATATTTACTACAGCACTTGCCGCCCCCTCCGCGCTCGATGTCACGTTGACAAAGGTCATAGATATTCTGCGATCGTTTCTGCCGATGCGGCACGGCATCATCTCTCTCTTCAACAGTCATGGCGAACTGGAAATCTTCGGCGCCGGCTCGAGCGAGAGCCGCCGTGTGCCGCGGAAGGCGATCGACCAGATTATGAGGGCGGGCACGCCCCTGGTCACCGAGAACATCGCCTTTCATTCGGCTTTCACCGCCGCCGACACGGACGTGCTCGGGGTCTCCAACAACGCAGCAGTGTCCTTCATCGGCGTTCCCATTCGCGTCGATGCGGATGTCGTGGGCACACTGACCATCGACCACGTACTGGGCGAAGACCCAAGAGCTTGGCTCGATCACAACCTCTATCTGCTCAACCAAATCGCTAACTTGGTAGGTCAGACAGTCAAGTTTCGTCGCTCCCTAGGGGGCGGTCGCCAGCAACCCATGGCCCAGCACGACCTGCAGCCAAAGCAGAACCAACCGGCGCGGCAGCGGAACAAGATTCACATCGAGGGGATGATTGGCGACAGTTTGCCGTTTCGCGATCTGATTGAGAATATCCAGGTCGTAGCCAAGCTCAAGATTGCGGTTCTGTTGCGAGGCGAGTCGGGTACCGGGAAGGAGAAGGTCGCCAAGGCCCTCCATGATTTGTCGCCGCGCGCCAAACGCCCCTTCATCAAGCTCAATTGCGCTGCGTTATCCGAGACAGTCCTGGAATCCGAATTGTTCGGTCACGAGAAGGGCGCTTTCACAAGCGCGTTCAACTCGCGCAAGGGGCGCTTTGAGCTCGCCGACAAAGGGACGCTGTTCCTGGACGAGATCGGCGAGATCTCGCCATCGTTCCAGGCAAAGCTCTTGCGTGTGCTGCAGGAGCAGGAGTTCGAGCGCGTCGGCGGCAACCAGACCGTCAAAGTCGATGTTCGGATCATCGCTGCCACGAACAAGAACCTGGAAGAGGCAGTTGCCAGAAATGAGTTCCGGGAGGACCTCTATTACCGCATCAATGTGTTTGCGGTGCGGGTGCCGGCGCTGCGCGAAAGGCGCAGTGATATTCCGCTCCTCGCAGCCGAGTTTCTCAAAAATTTCAATGATGAGAACGGCGTTACGATGACCCTCGATCCCGGTGCGGTTGAAGTGCTGATGAACTGTGATTTTCCCGGCAACATTCGCGAGCTCCAAAACTGCGTGTATCGGACAGCGGTTCTGGCGATGGGTGCATCGATAGGGAGAGGCGACTTTGCATGCTGCCAAGGCCAATGCTTCGCAGCGGCGCTGCATAAAGTCAGATCCGACAGCCTGGCGCTGCAATCGCGGCCGATGTTGCCGGCGCCAGGGGGTGCGGCCATAACGCCGGCTGCTGCCGGTACGTCTCCCTCCGTCGCAGTCCCGCCTGAGACCACAGGGGAGCCGCCACTGAGCAGGATAGCTCACTTGAACGGTACGAGAACGACCGGTGCTGAAGCTGTCATCGCGGCCATGGAAAGATGTGGCTGGGTCCAGGCAAAGGCGGCACGCCTGCTTGGACTGACGCCGCGCCAGATAGGCTACACGCTGAGGAAATACGGCATTGAGATCAAGCGTCTGTGA